TCGGGGTCGGGCAGCGAGTCGAGGTGGTCGCGGACGCGCCGGACGGCGCCGGGAACCTGGGCCGCGATTTCGGGTGCCGACTGCTCAGCGACGGAGAGGTCGCAGCGTGCGACCCGGACGCCCGCCACGGTCTCGCGGGCGGGGACGTCGCCCCGGCGGCGCGTGAGGACCGACACGCCGTGACCCCGGTCGGCGAGCCGCCGGGTCGTCTCGTGGACGTAGCGACCGGTCCCGCCGGAGCCCGGGTCAGGGTAGAAGTCGTGGGCGGCGACGAGGAGGTGCATGGGGGAACGACGCCGCTGACGGACAAAGGGCTCTCGGCCGACGTAGACCATCGTTTAAGTGGCCGGCCCGAGACGACTCGGCCATGACCCTCCCTCCGAAGCGATTGGCTGCCGAAGCCGTCCCAGTCGCCGGGATACTCGCGTTCTGGAACCTGCTCGCGCACGTCGTCCAGATCCAGAACGTCGGCGGGCCGGTCCGGACCGCCGGGGTCGTGATGGCCGGCCTCTACGTCGTCGTCCGCGGCGTCGCGCTCGCGCCCGACGTCCCCCGGTTCGCGACCGACGACGTCCGCGTCGTCCTCTACGAGAACGCCCGCGTCGCGGTCCCCGCCGGCGCGTGGTTCGTCGCCGCGATGGCGGTCGCCGCGCTCGACGCATCGACCGGCTACGGCCACTCGCCTCTAACGACCGTCGTCGCGAGCGCGCTGGCCGGTGCGGGCCTCGGCGTCGTCGGCATCTACGCCGTGGCAGCGGGATACAGGACGCTCGGCGAAGGGAGCCTCGGCGGCGGAGACGCCGGTTCGACAGGCGACGACCGTCCAGCCGACGGCGCGTCCGCTGACGACTGACGACATCGCGGAGATCGACTGACGCCGCGATTCTGGCCGTCCGGGGAACGAGATCGGCGTTCGTGACAGCCGAATACGTTTGCGTTTACGTAAACGCGAGGCTAGTACGGTTCCCGGCACCGCTCGGTCCGCCTACCGCGTTCAGGTCGCCCGGCGCTACGCGGACTCGCGCCGGTAGTCGTCGAGCCACGGCGGCGCCGTCCGGTCCTTCGCCCACTCGAACAGGTCGCGCTTCTCGTTGGCGTAGTAGAGCCGGTAGGCCTCCACGTAGTCGTCGGCGGTCCACTCGCCGGTGACCTGCGGCGGATCGCTCGGCTCGCCCGGCCAGTCGAGGGCCGCGACGGCCCCGCTGTCCAGCGACTCGACGGTGGCCCAGCTCCCGTGGGTCTTCTCCGGGGAGTGGTCCCACCGGTAGCGCCACTCCTCGTGGGCCGCCTCGGCGTACGCCCGGAGGTACTCCCAGTTGTCGAGCGCGGCGGCGGCCCACCGGGTCAGCGGGTGGTCGGCGTGGGTGTAGTAGAGCGCCTCGCGGGCCTCGGGGTCGTCCGCGGCGTAGCCGTTCAACTGGACCGCGGTCGTCAGCACCATCGCGTTCTCGAACACCGACGAGAGGACGTGGGCGTCGACCAGCCACCGCGCCGTCTGCTCGAGGTCGCGGTCCAGCCAGAAGGCGTTGACCATGGCGGACGTACGGGTCGCAGGGGTTTAGCGGCGGCGCAGGCGAGGAGTGTGAGTCGCGACTCGGCGAGCGCTGCAGGAAAGAATTTCTTCGTCAGTCGTCCGCGGCGTCCGGCGCCGGACTCGCGTAGTCGGCCGGCGCACTGTCGGTGGTCGGCGCGTCGTCCCGCCCGTCGGCGTCGAGCGCATCGACGTTCGCGAACAGGAAGCCGGCGAACCCGACCCGGATGAGCACCGAGATGTACTGCTGGATGACGGTCGTCCCGAACTCGGTGAACCAGCCCGCCAGCGAGATGAACGCGAACGCGATGAGCATCCCGATGAGAAAGAGGAGGAGGTTGCGCGACTTCCAGTGGAGCAGCCGGCGCTCGTCGGGCAGCTCCTGGGCGCTCCGCCAGATGGAGCCCAGGAACAGGTACGCGAGCACGAAGTGGCCCCCGATGACGATCGCGATGGAGACGAGGCCGAGCAGTCCGCCGGCCGAGGCGCCGAACTGGAACGCCACGACCTGCAGGGCCGGCAGGCCGGTGACGAACGCGAGCGTGCGGCGCGGGACGTCCGCGAGCATCGCGGTGACCGCCCACAGCAGCGAGTAGGCGACGACGTCGTTGGCGAACGTCGGGAGGAGCAGCTCCCGGCCGTTCACCGTGACTGCGCCGACGCCGCCGGCCGCGAGCAGCCCCGTCGCGAGCCCGACGCCGACCACGCCGATCATGACGTGGCAGTACCGCCGGGCACGCTCCGGCACCCGCCGGAGCCACGCCAGCAGGACGACGAGGGTGACCCCGTAGGCGCCCGCTGCAGCCCCGTGGAGGACCGACGCGCTAATCATCGTCACCACCCGCCACCGCGTCGAAGTCGAAGCGACCGGTCCCGGTCGCCGGATCCCCGGCGTCGGGGTCGACCCCGCCGGCGACGTCGCGGTCGACGCTCCGGGTCTCGAACGCCGCCAGCATCGAGCGCAGGTCCTCGGTCCGGTCGGCGAGCGCGTCGGCGCGCTCCCGCACGTCCCGCATGGTCTCGACCGTCTCGTCGGCGGTCGACGCGAGTTCGTGCGAGCGGTCGGCGACCTCGATGGCCGACTCCCGCACGGTCTCGACCGCGGCCGCCACCTCCTCGGTCGCGGCCGCGCCGTCGTCGGTCGCCCGATTGATCTCGGCCATCGCGTCGTCGACGTCGGTGACCGTGGTGGTCAGCTCCTGGAGCGTCTCGCCGGTGGCGTTCACGATGTCGACGCTCACGTCGAGCTGGGACTCGGTGGCCTGCATCTCCCTGGTGACCTCGGTGACGTCGGCCCGAGCGCCCTCGATGATGGCCTCGATCTCGTCGATGGCCTCCTGGGTCTCGGTCGCGAGCTGTTTGACCTCGTCGGCGACCACCGCGAACCCGTCACCCTCCGCGTCGGCGTGGGCCGCCTCGATGTTGGCGTTGAGCGCGAGCATGTTTGTCTGCTCGGCGATGTCGTCGATCAGGTCGGTCGTCGCCCCGACGTCGTCCATCCGGTCGTCGAGGTCGTCGACCAGTTCGCCCAGCCCCGCGACCGCCTCGG
This region of Halorussus rarus genomic DNA includes:
- a CDS encoding bacteriorhodopsin — its product is MISASVLHGAAAGAYGVTLVVLLAWLRRVPERARRYCHVMIGVVGVGLATGLLAAGGVGAVTVNGRELLLPTFANDVVAYSLLWAVTAMLADVPRRTLAFVTGLPALQVVAFQFGASAGGLLGLVSIAIVIGGHFVLAYLFLGSIWRSAQELPDERRLLHWKSRNLLLFLIGMLIAFAFISLAGWFTEFGTTVIQQYISVLIRVGFAGFLFANVDALDADGRDDAPTTDSAPADYASPAPDAADD